A genomic stretch from Arachis stenosperma cultivar V10309 chromosome 3, arast.V10309.gnm1.PFL2, whole genome shotgun sequence includes:
- the LOC130969075 gene encoding BURP domain-containing protein 13-like: MATKLALWFLPFLLFFLMNGHGISSRDLKVELQDHTDTNSQSYITNYITPANTQKEENAQQYLFGYIATSDNTQSNYKTSKKHNHPSHSHHANLNQPYITVYQTSNAHDANKPNYLLGYRTSTHAPDTDILFWSTDKAYITQHGGDVGPKSDSNAPYIAQYGVGGSNKEVKKSATAQDSAKPDVTNYGLHSKKTYITKYGSDAGFKFTQYGDGIGPKRDSNAPYISQYGGDNSNKEIKTKSATTQNSAKPYMTTYGLHSKKTQGLKGGPPSPSVDHTEAFKVGFFAMDDLYIGNIMTLQFPVEEFSHFLSKKEADSIPFSIPQLPSVLQLFSISEDSAQAKSMRGTIEQCEAGTITGETKICANSLESMLEFVHNIIGSEEKHNIHTTTPSSGAPLQKYTILKISEDIYAPKWVACHPMPYPYGVYFCHYISTGTRVFKVLLDGENGDKVEALGVCHLDTSDWSPNHILFKQLGFMPGEAPVCHFFPVKHLMWVPQPSTATM; encoded by the exons ATGGCTACCAAGCTTGCTCTTTGGTTTCTTCCTTTTCTCCTTTTCTTCTTAATG AATGGACATGGCATCAGTAGCAGAGACTTGAAGGTAGAGTTGCAAGATCATACAGATACCAATTCACAATCATATATTACTAACTATATAACTCCTGCAAACACACAGAAGGAAGAAAATGCACAACAATACCTTTTTGGGTACATAGCCACTTCAGACAATACCCAATCAAATTacaaaacatccaaaaaacacAACCACCCTTCACATTCACACCATGCAAATCTCAATCAACCTTACATCACCGTCTATCAAACTTCTAATGCCCATGATGCCAACAAGCCTAACTACCTTCTAGGTTATAGAACCAGTACCCATGCTCCTGACACAGATATTTTATTCTGGTCAACTGATAAAGCTTATATCACTCAACATGGTGGTGATGTTGGTCCCAAAAGTGATTCAAATGCGCCATACATCGCTCAATATGGCGTTGGTGGTTCCAACAAAGAAGTAAAAAAATCTGCCACAGCCCAGGATTCGGCTAAGCCTGACGTAACAAATTATGGCCTTCATTCCAAGAAAACATATATCACTAAATATGGTAGTGATGCTGGTTTTAAGTTTACTCAATATGGTGATGGCATTGGTCCCAAAAGAGATTCAAATGCACCATACATCTCTCAATATGGTGGTGACAATTCCaacaaagaaataaaaacaaagTCTGCCACAACCCAGAATTCAGCTAAGCCTTATATGACAACCTATGGCCTTCATTCTAAGAAAACGCAAGGCTTGAAGGGAGGGCCACCATCTCCCAGCGTAGACCACACTGAGGCATTCAAGGTTGGATTCTTCGCCATGGATGATCTCTACATAGGGAACATTATGACCCTCCAATTTCCTGTGGAAGAGTTCTCTCACTTCCTATCAAAGAAAGAAGCCGACTCCATTCCTTTCTCAATCCCACAACTTCCAAGTGTCCTTCAACTCTTCTCAATCTCTGAAGATTCTGCACAAGCCAAGTCCATGAGAGGCACAATTGAACAATGTGAAGCAGGAACCATCACAGGGGAGACTAAGATTTGTGCTAACTCTTTAGAGTCCATGCTGGAATTCGTCCACAACATCATTGGATCAGAGGAAAAGCACAACATTCACACAACTACTCCATCTTCAGGGGCTCCTCTGCAAAAATATACCATTTTGAAAATATCAGAAGATATATATGCTCCTAAATGGGTAGCTTGTCATCCTATGCCATACCCATATGGTGTTTACTTTTGCCACTACATATCAACAGGGACCAGGGTGTTCAAGGTCTTGTTAGATGGTGAGAATGGAGACAAGGTTGAAGCTCTTGGCGTATGCCACTTGGACACATCTGATTGGAGCCCAAATCACATTCTGTTTAAGCAACTTGGGTTCATGCCTGGGGAGGCTCCAGTGTGCCACTTCTTCCCTGTGAAGCATCTTATGTGGGTTCCCCAACCCTCAACAGCCACCATGTGA
- the LOC130969492 gene encoding ATP-dependent Clp protease proteolytic subunit 6, chloroplastic codes for MVAPAISVPATASFAIASRRANSSHVIFSQRNSCSITCSLPSPYGQSSKVGLSSASRGLPFKLDEKNTHDASTSYGAIEAKKGNPPITPAVVTPGGLLDLSTVLFRNRIIFIGQPVNSQVAQRVISQLVTLATIDEKADILVYINCPGGSTYSVLAIYDCMSWIKPKVGTVCFGVAASQGALLLAGGEKGMRYAMPNARIMIHQPQGGCGGHVEDVRRQVNEAVQSRHKIDKMYSAFTGQPLEKVQQYTERDRFLSVSEALEFGLIDGVLETEY; via the exons ATGGTAGCTCCAGCTATATCAGTTCCTGCTACTGCAAGCTTCGCTATCGCTTCTCGCAGGGCAAATTCGTCTCACGTTATATTTTCTCAGAG AAACTCATGCTCGATTACTTGTTCGTTGCCAAGCCCATATGGCCAATCATCTAAAGTTG GGTTGTCAAGTGCAAGCCGCGGCTTACCCTTTAAACTTGATGAGAAAAATACCCATGATGCTAGTACAAG TTATGGTGCAATTGAAGCCAAGAAGGGGAATCCACCAATAACCCCAGCAGTTGTGACTCCCGGAGGACTTCTTGATCTCTCAACTGTTTTGTTCAGAAACCGTATAATATTCATTGGACAGCCAGTAAATTCGCAAGTGGCTCAGAGAGTTATTTCACAGCTTGTGACTCTAGCCACCATCGATGAAAAAGCAGATATATTG GTGTATATAAATTGCCCTGGCGGAAGCACATATTCGGTGTTGGCAATTTATGATTGCATGTCTTGG ATAAAGCCCAAAGTTGGTACTGTGTGTTTTGGTGTAGCGGCTAGTCAAGGAGCACTTCTCCTTGCAGGTGGGGAGAAGGGAATGCGTTATGCCATGCCAAATGCACGAATAATGATACATCAACCACAGGGTGGATGCGGG GGCCATGTCGAGGATGTGAGACGCCAAGTGAATGAAGCTGTTCAATCTCGCCAT AAAATTGACAAGATGTATAGTGCTTTCACTGGACAGCCACTAGAGAAGGTGCAACAGTATACCGAGAGGGATCGTTTTCTGTCTGTTTCTGAG GCTTTGGAGTTTGGTCTAATTGATGGTGTCCTAGAAACAGAATATTAA